A single window of Pyxicephalus adspersus chromosome 10, UCB_Pads_2.0, whole genome shotgun sequence DNA harbors:
- the CALHM3 gene encoding calcium homeostasis modulator protein 3: MDRFKMIFQYFQSNSESVMNGICGILALASVKIYNALDFNCPCLPRYNMMYGMGIMFVPPIALFLCGLIVNRQSVIMIEEWRRPTGNRKKDFAIVKYMCTSVFIRAMVAPVVWILTTLLDGNCFVCAFSGSVDPDKFPGFANNTSPEMRHLLYKVPCKDDVLIRNNTSRKAVSRYLKCWSQALGWGILLVLIVLAFLARSLKPCFDQTAFLQTRYWSNYVDIEQKIFDETCCEHARDFAHKCILHFFQSMHNEMKVANFTKKSEDEEDHIHGITDKEQVNNLLKSWYQSKPPLSINYPTQRQHIKGKGNGCCLDDHKQTDV; encoded by the exons ATGGATCGCTTTAAGATGATTTTTCAGTACTTCCAGTCCAACTCGGAATCAGTGATGAATGGAATTTGTGGGATTCTAGCACTGGCAAGTGTGAAAATCTACAATGCACTAGATTTTAACTGCCCATGTCTTCCCAGATACAATATGATGTATGGCATGGGGATTATGTTTGTACCTCCAATTGCTCTTTTCCTCTGCGGGCTCATTGTGAACAGGCAATCAGTAATAATGATTGAAGAATGGCGCAGACCTACTGGAAACCGAAAAAAAGACTTTGCGATTGTCAA GTATATGTGCACCTCCGTTTTCATAAGAGCTATGGTGGCTCCTGTGGTATGGATTTTGACTACACTGTTGGATGGAAATTGTTTTGTATGTGCATTTAGTGGCTCAGTAGACCCTGACAAATTTCCAGGCTTTGCTAACAACACTTCACCAGAAATGCGGCACTTGCTATACAAGGTTCCCTGTAAAGATGATGTCCTAATCAGGAATAACACTTCAAGAAAGGCAGTGTCAAGATATTTGAAATGCTGGTCACAG GCTTTAGGATGGGGCATTCTGTTGGTCCTCATTGTTCTAGCATTTCTGGCTCGTTCCCTCAAGCCTTGCTTTGACCAAACTGCATTTCTGCAAACACGCTATTGGAGTAACTACGTTGATATTGAGCAAAAAATCTTTGATGAAACATGCTGCGAACATGCGCGGGACTTTGCCCACAAATGCATCCTCCACTTCTTTCAAAGCATGCACAATGAGATGAAAGTAGCCAATTTTACCAAGAAGTCAGAAGATGAAGAAGACCACATCCATGGAATTACGGACAAAGAACAGGTTAACAACCTGTTAAAATCTTGGTACCAGAGTAAACCTCCACTTTCTATTAACTACCCAACACAGCGACAGCACATCAAGGGAAAAGGAAATGGCTGCTGCTTGGATGATCATAAACAAACAGatgtgtaa